GCGAGGCGAACTCCGGCCGACCCTGCATCGCGCTGGCAGGGGAATCCTCGGCCATCACGCGCTGGAGGCCGGTCGGGTCGTCGCCTTCGACGGTGGCGATCTGGATTTTCGCCGGGTGCCGGTCGGCGTGCGGGAAATACGGCGGCTGCGCGGCGGCCAGGTATTGATGGTTGAGGAAGGAACCGCCGAACGCGCCCATGAAGAAGTTGTCGCACAGGGTGAATTGTTCGGCGAGCTTCCACAGCCGCAGGTTGGCCGCGCCGTCGCCGTAGTGGCCCATCGTCATCGCGCCGGTGTTGCCCCAGGCCACGAAGCCGTCGTTCCTGCCGCCGTTGATCTGCAGCTGGTTCTCGTAGAAGCGGTGCACCAGGTCGCGGGTGATCACGCCGTGCGGCAGTGCGTCGCCCTCGGGCGTGCGCAGGACGAACGGGCGGTTGGGCAGGCCGCGGATCGCGTCTTCCCCGATCTGGTAGTGGCGGCCGTCGACGGTCTGCGCGTGTGGCGCCAGGCCACCCCATACCGGCGGCAATTCGTCGAGCAATCGACCATCGCGATCGCGCTGGCGGTAGGCGGGCGAGTCGAGCGCCTGCAGCGGTTGCGCCAGCCCGGGGAAGTTCGCGAACAGGTTGTTGAAGCTGCGGTTCTCGGCGTACAGCACCACCACGTGATGGATGTGCTGGCGCAGCTGCGCATCGAGTGCCGCGTCGCCTGCGCCCGGCGCCGTGGCTGCGCGGCGCTCGCCGAACGGCTGGCAGCCGCTCACGCCGAGCGCGGCACCGGCCATCGCGAGGCCGCCGAGCAGGCGGCGGCGTTGCGGATCGGTGGGCGCGTCGGTGGTGGTCGAAGGGGGCGGGGTGGTGGGCTTGTCGGTCATGGGATGGTCGCAGGGGAGAGGGTCAGTCGCGTGACGCGGCGAGTGCGGCGTTCCACATCGCGCGGGTCAGCGGGCGGTGTTCGTG
This is a stretch of genomic DNA from Rhodanobacter sp. FDAARGOS 1247. It encodes these proteins:
- the acpA gene encoding acid phosphatase codes for the protein MTDKPTTPPPSTTTDAPTDPQRRRLLGGLAMAGAALGVSGCQPFGERRAATAPGAGDAALDAQLRQHIHHVVVLYAENRSFNNLFANFPGLAQPLQALDSPAYRQRDRDGRLLDELPPVWGGLAPHAQTVDGRHYQIGEDAIRGLPNRPFVLRTPEGDALPHGVITRDLVHRFYENQLQINGGRNDGFVAWGNTGAMTMGHYGDGAANLRLWKLAEQFTLCDNFFMGAFGGSFLNHQYLAAAQPPYFPHADRHPAKIQIATVEGDDPTGLQRVMAEDSPASAMQGRPEFASRDALTPDFWAVNTMGPAYAPAFSHDKRDPRFADPDSHNTLPPQVHASIGDALSDAGVDWAWYAGGWQLALDGHGDGDHKAFPEIPNFQIHHQPLNYFRSFAPGTPARAQHLRDAGVGNRADSNHFIAAIEAGTLPPVSFYKPQGDLNMHAGYSSVDAGDEHLAQVVAALQKSPLWPNMLVVVTVDENGGWWDHVAPPKGDRWGPGSRIPAIIVSPHAKKGFVDHTLYDTGSILRFLTRRFGLKQLPGLKLRDASMIAAGGPPPGDLTAALQFDA